GTCCGCAAGGAAGCGCGCGACGCGTGCTGGCGGCTTGATGGCCACCAGATCCATGACATGGAGCTGACCGCGTGGCTGTAGTGCATAAAGCCCGATCGGCGTGCTGGCCGTCGCGTTCCAAATCAGCGCTGTTTGTTGACGCGGCGTGACCACTGCGCCGATCGACAGCAGCGAAACGGTCGCCGTCGAAAGCGCGCTCCGCCGCATCATGGCAGCACCCGACGGCGCTTCAGCCAGGCATCATGTTGGGCGCGCGTATAGGTTCGCGGCTCCTGGCCGGCGATTAAGCGGTTATGGACGTGGCACCAATGGTTGGGCGAGATATCTGCTGGATCGAGATCGAGCGCTTCGACGGCGTCGATTGCCTGCAAGACGCGTTCGACCTTCGGCCAGGAGTCGAGTTTGAGGAGAATGTCGCCGCCGGGGCGGACAAACGGCAGTGTCTGATAGGCGTCGCCCGGCGCGACCGCGCGGACAATGTCGATGCGTGATATGAGCGTGCCGTAGTCGTTGGCCGCCCAGCGTACAAAGGCGAATATGCTGCTCGGTGCGAATGTGGCGATAGATCGATGGCGGTCGAGAGCCTTGCGTTCGATCGGATGACCGAAACGTATCCAATGTTCGATCTTCTTTTCTTTCCACGTCAGTTCGACCCGCGTGAGATCGGCGTCGCTTTGGTGCCTTGGTTGCGCGCCTGGAGGCACGGCGGATGCATTTCGCTTAGTCATCGCGATGCCCCGCATCCGCAGTGGAAAAGGAATTGCTGAACACTATGGAGGGACCGACGGAACATCAGAGGCGGCCCGGGACGCGGCAGCCGGCGGCGGGGATCAGGCGCTTGGCGGGATGGACGGTGCCGCGGCCGGGGTCCGATGTGGACTTCTTCGAGCCGAGATCGACCCATGCTTGCAGGTCTTCGAGCGCGTAGACGACGCGGCCGCCGATCTTCCGATAGGTCGGCCCGGTGCCGTAAGTACGATGTTTTTCCAGCGTTCGGCCGGAGAGACCGAGAAAGCGCGCGGCCTCGGGCGTTCTGAGATAGCGCGGGGGGAAGCCGGTAAGAGGATCGGCCATGATCGTGGTCCCAAGTCCTTCAAGCAAACCGCCGCGATGTCGGGCGGGTTGAAGGTGATCATGGCGAAGAGGGAGGGCAGTCAGGGATGCCGAATATGAGGGTACGTGTTTTCGATACCTCAGGAGGGCAGATCAATGGCGGTGGAATGGATAGGTGAGAAGATTGCGATATTTGCCGCGCATGAGGGTTAGGCCGCTCCTTACCAATCGGATCGTCTGGTTTCGGACTTCTGACGTTTTCCAGTCGGAGCCACGGATGCGGTCAGGCCCGAACAAAATTTCTGCGATCACGCGATAGCTTGCGCCGTCTAAATGCGCGTCGAGGGCGCGCAATGAGGCAGTGAGACGGCGTCGTCGTTGCACCGGTAATGTGCGGAAAGCAGCCCCTGGAGAGCGGCCGTCGAGGGCTCGCCAGAGCCGGCGGGCGGCATGCGTACGGAGTTCGAAGAAGGCATCGAGCGGCAAATCGGCGGAGTAGGGAGAGCTAGCGTCAGGTATCTCACTGAACAAAAGGCGGTGTTCGATTCCGCTCAGTCGAGAGACGAAATACCAGCCTTCGGCGACGCGGTGCATCTCGGTCGAAAGATGCGCGAGGATGTGACGTAAAGCACCTGCATGCTCACCGGTTTCGCTTGTGGAATTCAGCGAGACGACAGAGGGAAGTGCTGCAGGTGTCCAGAAGATCGGTTGGTCACGTGCTGATTTCGAAGGATCGGCAGGGAAGACACAACTCCCATTGGCGGATGTGCGGGATCATCTCGACATCATCGCTTGGCGGCGTCTCGGTCGTCCGGTCGTGGTCTCGCTGATAGTCGGGATTGCGCCGCAGGAATTCCCAGGCGAACTCCACGGCATCGAGATCTTGAACGGATTCGTATGAAGCGGGCGAACGCCAATCGATATCGAGCATCACGCAACTCCCCGTCGCAAATTACGCTGTCGAGTTGCTGATTGTTCGTATTGAGCGCGGCGGTAGAAGTCTCGCGCTTGGCATCACGTGATGCCGGATCGAAATCAATTGCGGAATGTCGAGATAATTTTCTTAAACACGAATCGAAAGAGAATGCTAGCGGTGAAGCTCGCTGTCGGCGTCAATGCGCGACGCCGCCGCGAAGAAGATGCTGATATCCGTTGTTGGTCATCCACTTGGCACGCGCCAAGTGACTTTCCCACGCACGATGCGCGCGCTCGAATTCCGTTGCGGGATCGATATGAAGTACGATCTTCGCGACCTCCTGCCAATCCGCGCCATCCGCATCTGCGTCGAGGAGCCGCAGGTAGGTGATGAGATGTTCTTCATCATAAGACGTCAGCCGGCCTTCGGTCGGCGCCAGATCGGCGACGTCAGGATCGAGCGGTGGCTTGCGCATGGCGTTTCCCGAATGACGGCGCTTATGGCGCCTTCGAAGGCGATCAGTGGGCCGTCTCAGCCTTGGTATAAATAAGATCAGTTACCGAGTCTCGTCGCTACGGCCATTCCGACAATTGATGCTGAAGATGTGACCTTTCGGGCATAAGAACGGTGGAAGAAGGTTGGCTCAACGTCGTTTGTAGAGAATACTCCGTGGTGAAATACTCTACAAGGCCGTGCCCTCTCGTTCATGGATATACGAGAGGTGCTTGCGCTCAATTTGAGGAAATATCGGCAGGAACAAGGCCTGTCGCAGGAGGAGCTCGCTCATCGCGCCGAGATCGATCGCACCTATGTCAGCGCGTTGGAACGTGGTGTCTATGCAGCAAGCATAGATGTCCTAGACAGGCTCGCCCAGGTGCTTGGCTTGGAAGCTGCGGATCTGTTGCAAAAGCCGCCCGGAAAGGGCGCGAAGCGTAGTCAGTGAGCCGCTGAAATAACGGTAAGCCCCGCCCGGAACCGAGCGGGGCTTGAGGCTGTTCGGCTCAGTCGCCGTTGGGCTTGCGGCCGCGCGACCAGATGAGGCTGAAGCCTTCGCCGTCTTCGTCATTGAAGAGGTTGGCGTAGATCGGCGAGTTGAAGCTCGGATCGTCGAGTTTGACCGAGAGGTAATCGCGGCCTTCGTTCGAGCGCTTCGACCAGGCGGCACCGATCTCGGCACGGCCGACGAAGACCCTGTGGCTCGGTGCGTTATCGCCCATCGGGCGGCTCTCGGGAACGATCCGGACGCCTCTTGCCAGGACGCTCAGCGTGACGATTTCGCCTTGGAACTCGTTGTTGACCTTCTTGAAAGAACCGATGGTAGCCATGTCTCTTCTCCTGAGCTGTTTCGAACCCGCGACCACCGCGGCCTCGATGGCGATCGTCAGGCCGGAGGCGATCGACGACGCACCTGCTTGCAGGCCGCAGCGCAGCGAAGGACGCAGGCGGCGAGACTTTCTTGGTCCCGCGAGGAATGGGCGAACCGGGGTCCCCGCGAGGCTGGCCCGCGGGGTGGTCGACCAGGGGAAGAAAGTCGAGCCGCCGCGTTGCGGCAGGGCGATCGAGGCGCAGCCGGTCTTCGGCCAGATCAAGCCTATGAGAGGTTGCGTGGTCCGCTGGCCGTGCAGCATGTCAGGAGATGGGTGGCGGACTCGGAGCGTAAATTACAAGAGGTCGATGAGCTTCCGCGAAGACAAAGAAACGGTGGCGTTGAAAAGAGAGTCTCGCGTCCGCCGAAACCTCAAGGGGGCACCGTCTTCGAGGTAGGAAATCGAGGTCGGCCGCGCGAGGCGGTGCGATTGGTGTGCGAACTGCCGCCGACGCATAAGTGCCGGCTTTTGCGAGGCCGATTTGCTTATCGCTGGATCGCTGGGCGTATGAGACGCATGACAGCTGTGCCGCCGATGAAGAGTGCGCCGATCGCCGAAAGAAACTGGCTCCAAACGTTCGAGGGTACCAACATATGCGCGAAAGCGTGGCTGGCCTCATAACCAGCCAGTGCCGCGGGCACGCCAAAGACGATTGCGATGGCGCCGCGGAGGGCTGGCGATCTCACGATCTGAAACGATGCTTGGCCTATTGTCAGCGTTATCGTGCCGGCGAGGACGCCGATGACTATGGCTGCGATATAGCCGCCGCCGCTATGATAGATCGTGAAAGCAGCGGTAGCGCCAACGAAGGACGGGAGCGCATAGATGGCGAGGCTGAAGAGAAGTCGCAGAGAAGAGCAATACCGATAAAGCTGCCGAGTATGCCGATCGCGAGCATGGTGGTGGCCTCCGTGAAATAGTTTGACGGATGCGCCTCCACCACCGCCACGGCGCAAATAGCAGTATAACCGGAAAGAGCTATAAAGGGAGCGGGAATTTGTCATTGCAGCTGTCCATCCCTGTCGTTCGTATCTTTATCGCGCGCAGTCCGTGCTGAGACCCGATCCGCATGACCTATGAAGAGTTCAACGCGTTTTGCCGATCGCTTCCAGTGACGACCTATGTGGTCCAATGGGGCGGATCACATGTCTGGAAAGTCGGCGGCAAGGTGTTCGCGATCGGTGGCTGGCAGGATGCGGAGCCGGCGATCACTTTCAAGGTGAGCGACGTCGCCTATGAGATCCTCAAAGTTCAGCCGGGTCTGCGTCCCGCGCCTTATCTCGCCTTGCGCGGTATGAAATGGATACAGCATTTCGCGAAGCCGGGTCTGAGCGACAACGAATTGTGCGACTATATTCGGCAATCGCATCGGATTGTATCGACGGGCCTGTCAAAGAAACGACGAATCGAGCTGGGGTTCGAGGCCGACAAATGACATAGGCAAATTCGCTCCTGCGACGTCGCTACGGCGCGATCGACAAGCGTTCATTAAGCGCGGCTGCCGCCGAATTTCCAGACTGGAATTCCAAGTTTTCGAGCCTTGTCGGCGAGGTTGCTCTGGATGCCGGTTCCGGGAAAGGCGATGACGCCGATCGGCAGGACCTCGAGCATCTGATCGTTGCGTTTGAAGGGTGCGGCCTTTCCGTGCTTCGTCCAATCGGGCTTGAAAGCGATCTGGGGCACGTTGCGATTGCTCGCCCATTTGGCGGCGATGAGTTCGGCGCCTTTGGGTGACCCACCGTGTATGAGCACCATGTCGGAATGTTTGGCCCGGACTTTGTCCAACACATCCCAGATGAGGCGGTGGTCGTTGAAGTCGAGACCACCGGTCAGGGCGATCTTTGGTCCGGGCGGCAAGATCACCTGCGCGGTCGCTCTCTGTTTTGCTGCGAGGAAATCGCGGCTGTCGATCAGCGCCGAGGTGAGCGCGCGGTGATTGACCTTGGAGCCCGAGCGCGGTCGCCAGATTGAACCGATATGCTGCTCGAATTGCTCGGCCGCTTGATCGCGGAAGAGCTCCATACTGTCGCGCCGCTCGATCAGGGTCATGCCCTCGGCGGTGAGACGCTCGAGCTCGACGGATTTCACTTCTGAGCCGTCCTGTTCCGCCTGACTCCGACGCTGCGCCTGTTCATTGTCGTCGAGCTGGCGTTCGATCCTTTCGACCGCGCGATGGAAGATGTTAACCGTCGACCACAGCAGGTCTTCGACGTCGGGTTCGAGGCGCGTGTCGCTAAGCGTCGTGACGTAGGCATCGAAGATGT
The window above is part of the Methylovirgula sp. HY1 genome. Proteins encoded here:
- a CDS encoding DUF2840 domain-containing protein is translated as MTKRNASAVPPGAQPRHQSDADLTRVELTWKEKKIEHWIRFGHPIERKALDRHRSIATFAPSSIFAFVRWAANDYGTLISRIDIVRAVAPGDAYQTLPFVRPGGDILLKLDSWPKVERVLQAIDAVEALDLDPADISPNHWCHVHNRLIAGQEPRTYTRAQHDAWLKRRRVLP
- a CDS encoding AlpA family transcriptional regulator, which translates into the protein MADPLTGFPPRYLRTPEAARFLGLSGRTLEKHRTYGTGPTYRKIGGRVVYALEDLQAWVDLGSKKSTSDPGRGTVHPAKRLIPAAGCRVPGRL
- a CDS encoding DUF2285 domain-containing protein, which encodes MHRVAEGWYFVSRLSGIEHRLLFSEIPDASSPYSADLPLDAFFELRTHAARRLWRALDGRSPGAAFRTLPVQRRRRLTASLRALDAHLDGASYRVIAEILFGPDRIRGSDWKTSEVRNQTIRLVRSGLTLMRGKYRNLLTYPFHRH
- a CDS encoding transcriptional regulator domain-containing protein, with amino-acid sequence MLDIDWRSPASYESVQDLDAVEFAWEFLRRNPDYQRDHDRTTETPPSDDVEMIPHIRQWELCLPCRSFEIST
- a CDS encoding DNA -binding domain-containing protein, translating into MRKPPLDPDVADLAPTEGRLTSYDEEHLITYLRLLDADADGADWQEVAKIVLHIDPATEFERAHRAWESHLARAKWMTNNGYQHLLRGGVAH
- a CDS encoding helix-turn-helix domain-containing protein, yielding MDIREVLALNLRKYRQEQGLSQEELAHRAEIDRTYVSALERGVYAASIDVLDRLAQVLGLEAADLLQKPPGKGAKRSQ
- a CDS encoding DUF736 domain-containing protein encodes the protein MATIGSFKKVNNEFQGEIVTLSVLARGVRIVPESRPMGDNAPSHRVFVGRAEIGAAWSKRSNEGRDYLSVKLDDPSFNSPIYANLFNDEDGEGFSLIWSRGRKPNGD
- a CDS encoding MmcQ/YjbR family DNA-binding protein is translated as MTYEEFNAFCRSLPVTTYVVQWGGSHVWKVGGKVFAIGGWQDAEPAITFKVSDVAYEILKVQPGLRPAPYLALRGMKWIQHFAKPGLSDNELCDYIRQSHRIVSTGLSKKRRIELGFEADK
- a CDS encoding DUF2493 domain-containing protein; the protein is MTHNDEGHLEPHLTTSPTEHVLTGLQLYGYRPFQDEPDPRPLPEAHIMSGAIADIFDAYVTTLSDTRLEPDVEDLLWSTVNIFHRAVERIERQLDDNEQAQRRSQAEQDGSEVKSVELERLTAEGMTLIERRDSMELFRDQAAEQFEQHIGSIWRPRSGSKVNHRALTSALIDSRDFLAAKQRATAQVILPPGPKIALTGGLDFNDHRLIWDVLDKVRAKHSDMVLIHGGSPKGAELIAAKWASNRNVPQIAFKPDWTKHGKAAPFKRNDQMLEVLPIGVIAFPGTGIQSNLADKARKLGIPVWKFGGSRA